The following proteins come from a genomic window of Panthera leo isolate Ple1 chromosome E2, P.leo_Ple1_pat1.1, whole genome shotgun sequence:
- the PDP2 gene encoding pyruvate dehydrogenase [acetyl-transferring]-phosphatase 2, mitochondrial has translation MSSTLPFWILNSARNSIATLQGGRRLYSRCASNRNKSRWRLFSQGPGTLKSSAPCSGFALQKAYRHTSTEEDDFHLQLSPEQVNEVLRAGESAHKILDLVSGAPNSVLRFESNQLAANSPVEDRRGVASCLQTSGLMFGIFDGHGGHACAQAVSERLFYYVAVSLMSQQTLERMEGAMESMKPLMPILQWLKHPGDSIYKDVTSVHLDHLRVYWQELLDLHMEMGLNIKEALMYSFQRLDSDISLEVQAPLEDEMTRNLSLQVAFSGATACMAHVDGVHLHVANAGDCRAILGVQEDNGMWSCLPLTRDHNAWNQAELSRLKREHPESEDRTVIVDNRLLGVLMPCRAFGDVQLKWSKELQRSVLERGFDTEALNIYQFTPPHYHTPPYLTAEPEVTYHRLRPQDKFLVLASDGLWDVLDNEDVVRLVVEHLAEASRHKPDLAQRPANLGLMQSLLQQRRAQGLCAADQNAATRLIRHAIGSNEYGEMEPERLTAMLTLPEDLARMYRDDITVTVVYFNSDSIDAYYKGG, from the coding sequence ATGTCAAGTACTTTGCCCTTCTGGATCTTAAATTCTGCAAGGAACAGCATTGCCACGTTACAAGGGGGCAGACGTTTGTATTCAAGGTGTGcctcaaatagaaataaatcaaGATGGAGACTCTTTTCCCAGGGACCAGGCACCCTGAAGAGCAGTGCCCCGTGCAGTGGCTTTGCCCTGCAGAAAGCCTACAGACACACGTCAACAGAGGAAGACGATTTCCACTTGCAACTCAGCCCTGAGCAGGTAAATGAAGTGCTGCGAGCCGGTGAGTCGGCTCACAAGATCCTCGACCTCGTCAGTGGAGCCCCAAATTCAGTGTTACGGTTTGAGAGCAACCAACTGGCTGCCAATTCCCCAGTGGAGGACCGGCGAGGTGTGGCTTCCTGCCTGCAGACCAGCGGGCTGATGTTTGGCATCTTCGATGGACATGGTGGCCATGCATGTGCTCAAGCAGTGAGCGAGAGGCTCTTCTACTATGTGGCGGTGTCGCTGatgtcccagcagaccctggagcgGATGGAGGGAGCCATGGAAAGCATGAAGCCCCTGATGCCCATCCTGCAATGGCTCAAGCACCCAGGGGACAGTATCTACAAGGATGTCACGTCAGTGCACCTTGATCACCTCCGTGTCTACTGGCAGGAACTGCTTGACCTGCACATGGAAATGGGACTCAACATTAAGGAAGCATTAATGTATTCCTTCCAGAGACTGGATTCTGACATCTCGCTGGAAGTCCAGGCCCCCCTGGAAGATGAGATGACGAGGAACCTTTCACTCCAGGTGGCCTTCTCTGGGGCTACAGCTTGCATGGCCCATGTTGATGGAGTTCACTTGCATGTGGCAAACGCTGGTGACTGTCGGGCCATCCTTGGGGTCCAGGAGGACAATGGCATGTGGTCTTGTCTGCCCCTCACACGCGACCACAATGCCTGGAACCAAGCTGAGCTGTCACGGCTAAAGAGGGAGCACCCTGAATCAGAGGACAGGACAGTCATTGTGGACAACAGGCTGCTGGGCGTGCTCATGCCCTGCAGGGCCTTCGGGGATGTCCAGCTGAAGTGGAGTAAAGAGCTGCAGCGCAGTGTCCTGGAGAGGGGCTTTGACACCGAGGCCCTCAACATTTACCAGTTCACCCCCCCACACTACCACACTCCACCCTACCTGACTGCTGAGCCTGAGGTCACCTACCACCGGCTGAGGCCCCAGGATAAGTTCCTTGTGTTGGCCTCAGATGGCCTGTGGGACGTGCTGGACAATGAGGATGTGGTGAGGCTGGTGGTGGAGCACCTGGCAGAAGCAAGTCGGCACAAGCCGGACCTGGCCCAGAGACCCGCCAACCTAGGACTcatgcagagcctgctgcagCAGAGGAGAGCCCAGGGGCTGTGCGCGGCCGACCAAAATGCAGCCACGCGTCTGATCAGACACGCCATAGGGAGCAATGAGTATGGGGAGATGGAACCGGAGCGGCTAACAGCGATGCTGACTTTGCCAGAGGACTTGGCGAGGATGTACAGGGATGACATCACTGTCACCGTGGTGTATTTTAACTCAGACTCAATTGACGCATATTACAAAGGGGGTTAA